The Prevotella sp. E2-28 genome includes the window GATATTGCTACAGACGCCAGTCTGTGAGGATTACACCCGGAAGGCCGATCCGTGGCAGTTGCGACTGGTCAATGCGATGGTTGATAGTTGTTGCGCGCAGTATGGTGCTCAAAAGCGTGACTATTCTTGTGATTCCCGTTTCCGTGACACAGACTTTTTCGATTCTGATCACCTGTCCGATCAAGGGGCACGTAAGTTCTCGGCCATCCTTGCTCATGATCTCCAAATACTTCAACGATAGTCATTGTTAGCGTTTTTTATCTTAAAAAATGTCTTAGTATTTCGTGAATACGTAAAAACTGCGTATCTTTGTCGCGCTTATTATTAAATATATATATATAAATATGGATTACGAAGAAATCAATTATCGTTCTTATTCGCGTGAACGCGAATTAGAGGCATCGGTAGCTTTTCCTGTGCTGATGCGAAAAACATATCTGTGGATGGCAATGGCTTTGGCTATCACAGGTCTTACGTCTTATGTTGTGGCTACAAATGCAACATTTATGGGACTGATGTTCCAATATCCCAAAGCAATCTGGGTATTCTTTATTGCTGAGATCGCTCTTGTCATCGGCCTAACGGCAGCTATTAAGAAAATATCGTTGTCGGTAGCTACGCTGATGTTCATTGCTTATGCTGTATTGAATGGTGTTACGTTCTCAACGTTGTTCTATGTCTATACAATGGGTAGCTTGGCTTCTACATTCTTTGTGACGGCAGGAACATTCGGTGCTATGTCGGCTGTAGGCTTCGTTATAAAGAAAGACCTGTCGGCAATGGGACATATCTTGATTATGGCGCTCATTGGTATTATCATCGCCACTATGGTGAATATCTTTTTGGGCAGTCAGGGATTGGATATGATTATTACTTATCTGGGCGTGCTCATCTTTGTAGGACTTACAGCTTATGATACCCAGAAAATCAAAAAGATGTTTATGATGGCACCAGATGCTGGTGTGCATATGCAAAAATATGCCGTTCTTGCAGCTTTGACGCTCTATCTTGACTTCATAAATCTCTTCCTCTATATGTTGAAACTTTTTGGAAATAGGAAATAATTCTCTTATATATAATAAGGTGTATGATTGCAGGTTTGTCAAGAAAGATGAAAACCTGCAATTTTTTTATGAAAAAAGTTTGTGAAATATTTGGTGGTTCGGAAAAAAGTAGTACCTTTGCATCCGC containing:
- a CDS encoding Bax inhibitor-1/YccA family protein produces the protein MDYEEINYRSYSRERELEASVAFPVLMRKTYLWMAMALAITGLTSYVVATNATFMGLMFQYPKAIWVFFIAEIALVIGLTAAIKKISLSVATLMFIAYAVLNGVTFSTLFYVYTMGSLASTFFVTAGTFGAMSAVGFVIKKDLSAMGHILIMALIGIIIATMVNIFLGSQGLDMIITYLGVLIFVGLTAYDTQKIKKMFMMAPDAGVHMQKYAVLAALTLYLDFINLFLYMLKLFGNRK